One region of Carya illinoinensis cultivar Pawnee chromosome 8, C.illinoinensisPawnee_v1, whole genome shotgun sequence genomic DNA includes:
- the LOC122318345 gene encoding potassium transporter 5-like, with product MEVGSPMEQERSREEHNVDQEILEEQKDDIFKSKNMRSHKKLALHDSFDLEASRFTTNQDLSQVEDWKTIMKLAFQSIGVVYGDLGTSPLYVLPGIFPTGIKHNDDIFGVLSLIFYSLMLITLIKYVFIVLAANDNGDGGTFALYSLLCRHAKASLTPNQQAEDQEVSNYRLDVPNRRLKRASFVKSMLENSQTIKFFILFITMLGTSMVLGDGILTPCISVLSAVGGVKEAASGLTDNMIMWISVGILIVLFQVQRFGTDKIGYSFAPILTIWFIFIGSIGLYNFFKYDPGVIKAINPMYIIQYFKRNKKDAWISLGGVVLCLTGSEALFADLGHFSVRSIQISSCTIVFPSVIFAYFGQASYLRQHSQDASNAFYSSVPKSIYWPMFVVAVMAAIIASQSLISASFSIIQQSLALGCFPRVKVVHTSSKYKGQVYVPEINTILMLACVGVTLGFKNTLKIGNAYGIAVAFVYTITSAFLVLVMVMIWKTNICLIVIYALSIWLLELLFLSSVLYKFMDGGYLPLLFAMVTMTIMYLWNYGYRKKYIYELDNKVSPVKLVEIASDTSIHRIPGLALFYTELVQGISPIFTHYVANVPALHSVLVFISIKSLPICTVPLEDRFLFKRVEPRELSIFRCIVRYGYKDSRTEWEFFKEMLTTQLKDFIRKDVFMSRLPHTTNMASHESDDNEVLRLRIEDIAQREVEKVDEALNVGDIVHLMGENEVVASKGSSFLKKLVINYAYNWLRRSVRQVDEVFMIPRKRLLKVGMTYDV from the exons ATGGAAGTTGGTAGTCCCATGGAACAAGAAAGGTCAAGAGAGGAACATAACGTAGATcaagaaatattagaagaacaAAAAGATGACATATTCAAAAGTAAGAACATGCGATCTCACAAAAAGCTGGCTCTTCATGATTCTTTCGATTTAGAGGCAAGTAGATTCACCACAAACCAAGACTTGTCTCAG GTTGAAGATTGGAAAACAATCATGAAGTTAGCATTTCAGAGCATTGGTGTTGTGTATGGTGATTTGGGCACTTCACCTTTGTATGTGTTACCGGGAATTTTTCCTACTGGGATTAAGCACAATGATGACATATTTGGGGTTCTATCTCTTATTTTTTACTCACTCATGTTAATCACTTTGATAAAGTACGTTTTCATTGTGCTAGCGGCCAACGATAATGGTGATG GAGGAACGTTTGCTCTGTATTCTCTCTTGTGCCGCCATGCCAAGGCAAGCTTGACACCTAACCAGCAGGCTGAAGACCAAGAAGTGTCCAACTACCGACTAGATGTGCCAAATCGACGGCTCAAGAGGGCATCCTTTGTGAAATCCATGCTTGAAAATAGCCAAACAATAAAGTTCTTCATATTGTTCATAACCATGCTTGGCACTTCCATGGTTCTTGGAGATGGAATCCTTACACCATGCATTTCAG TGTTGTCGGCGGTGGGAGGAGTTAAGGAAGCAGCTAGTGGTCTCACTGATAATATGATCATGTGGATTTCAGTGGGAATCTTGATTGTTTTGTTCCAAGTTCAAAGGTTTGGGACAGATAAAATCGGATATAGTTTTGCTCCAATACTCACAATTTGGTTTATTTTCATTGGAAGTATTGGCTTGTACAACTTCTTTAAGTACGATCCAGGTGTTATCAAGGCAATTAATCCAATGTATATCATTCAATACTTCAAGAGGAATAAGAAGGATGCATGGATTTCTCTTGGAGGCGTCGTCCTATGCCTAACAG GTTCTGAAGCCCTCTTTGCTGATCTTGGTCACTTCAGTGTTCGCTCAATTCAGATAAGCTCATGCACTATAGTTTTTCCATCTGTTATTTTTGCCTACTTTGGCCAAGCTTCCTATCTCCGCCAACATAGTCAAGATGCTAGCAATGCCTTCTATAGTTCAGTTCCAA AATCAATATATTGGCCTATGTTTGTTGTCGCTGTAATGGCAGCCATCATTGCTAGTCAGTCCTTGATCTCAGCTTCCTTCTCCATTATCCAACAATCATTAGCATTGGGTTGTTTCCCACGGGTTAAGGTAGTGCACACTTCCTCTAAATACAAAGGACAAGTCTATGTACCCGAGATCAACACCATTCTCATGTTGGCTTGTGTGGGTGTCACTCTTGGCTTCAAAAACACATTGAAGATTGGTAACGCTTATG GAATTGCTGTGGCATTTGTATATACAATCACATCTGCATTTCTTGTCCTTGTGATGGTAATGATATGGAAGACAAACATATGCTTGATAGTTATCTATGCCCTATCTATATGGCTCTTGGAACTCCTATTCTTGAGCTCAGTTCTCTACAAATTTATGGATGGAGGGTATCTTCCTTTGTTATTTGCCATGGTTACGATGACAATTATGTATTTATGGAATTATGGCTACCGCAAGAAGTACATTTATGAGCTTGATAACAAAGTCTCTCCGGTAAAATTAGTTGAGATAGCTTCTGATACTAGCATCCACCGGATCCCAGGTCTTGCATTGTTTTACACTGAGCTTGTCCAAGGCATTTCCCCAATCTTCACACATTATGTAGCCAATGTCCCAGCTCTGCACTCAGTTCTTGTCTTTATCTCGATCAAATCCCTACCTATTTGCACAGTACCTCTAGAAGATCGATTTTTGTTCAAAAGAGTGGAGCCTCGTGAGCTGAGCATTTTTCGATGTATCGTGCGGTATGGATACAAGGATTCAAGAACAGAGTGGGAGTTTTTTAAGGAGATGTTGACAACTCAGTTGAAGGATTTCATAAGAAAAGATGTGTTCATGTCTAGGCTGCCACACACTACAAATATGGCTTCACACGAATCAGATGATAACGAAGTTTTAAGGTTGAGAATTGAAGATATAGCTCAAAGGGAGGTAGAGAAAGTGGATGAAGCTTTGAATGTTGGGGATATTGTTCATCTTATGGGTGAAAATGAGGTGGTTGCTTCAAAAGGttcaagcttcttgaagaaattAGTTATAAACTATGCCTATAATTGGTTGCGAAGAAGTGTGAGGCAGGTTGATGAAGTTTTTATGATTCCTCGCAAGCGACTTCTCAAAGTGGGGATGACTTATGATGTCTAA
- the LOC122274557 gene encoding uncharacterized protein LOC122274557: MVDSINSNANQNANPNSNIFYPSQPNSPYFISSNDNSGVLVTQMLDSSNYHSWTHSIKIALHIKNKLGFVDVSICEPSEADSPLMDHWLQCNDIVITWLQNIMFVDIKSSTLYAKAAHQLWKELEQRLAQQNAPKIYEVKQGVATIMQNQDTVSSDTSNQAFPSLNEVYSIIHQEEKRQQISIDTLVSDSMAMIATARDVGSKNITSQRKYYCIFCKVLGHSLERCFKAKLEKPVCCNCKMPGNVAEKCFKLHGYPPGHKLHGKGRPAFVNQVTTLMPSGQEQVDNNQAALT, from the exons ATGGTTGATTCCATTAACTCCAATGCCAATCAAAATGCAAATccaaactcaaatattttttatccatcCCAACCAAACAGCCCTTATTTTATTAGTTCCAATGATAATTCTGGAGTCCTTGTCACTCAAATGCTTGATTCAAGCAACTATCACTCTTGGacacattcaataaaaatagctcttcacataaaaaataaacttgggTTTGTTGATGTAAGCATTTGTGAACCATCTGAGGCTGATAGTCCATTGATGGATCATTGGCTTCAATGCAATGATATAGTCATCACCTGGCTGCAAAACATAATGTTTGTTGACATTAAGAGTAGCACCCTTTATGCTAAGGCTGCTCACCAATTGTGGAAGGAACTTGAACAACGACTTGCACAACAAAATGCTCCTAAGATTTATGAAGTAAAGCAAGGTGTTGCTACAATAATGCAAAACCAAGACACTGTAA GCTCAGATACTTCTAATCAAGCCTTTCCTAGTCTAAATGAAGTGTACTCCATAATACATCAAGAAGAAAAGAGGCAACAGATTTCTATAGACACTTTAGTTAGTGATTCCATGGCTATGATAGCAACTGCTAGAGATGTAGGAAGCAAGAATATCACTTCTCAGAGAAAGTATTACTGCATTTTTTGTAAAGTGCTTGGACATTCCTTAGAAAGGTGTTTTAAAGCTAAACTTGAGAAACCAGTGTGTTGCAATTGCAAAATGCCTGGCAATGTTGCAGAAAAGTGTTTTAAACTTCATGGTTATCCCCCAGGCCACAAGCTCCATGGGAAGGGTAGACCAGCATTTGTCAATCAAGTCACTACCCTTATGCCATCTGGACAAGAGCAGGTCGACAACAACCAAGCAGCACTCACTTAA